DNA from Leptospira langatensis:
AACGTTAGTTGCACATTGGAAATGGGAGTCCCCAAATCTTTAGCAATCGCATCCATACCGGGTAGGTACATGTCTATAGAGAATGGACCTACCGCAGTAAGAATACCTAGCAGTATGATAAGAATAGTATTCGATGATTGACTCACGATCCTAGGATCGAGTCTCGGACCGAGCGGTCTATTCTTCTAATTGTTTTCTTAAAATTTTCTTATCGAATTTACCAACGCTAGTCTTTGGAACGGAAGGGACCGACCGTATATCATCCATTTTAGGAAGTTGCCAGTGAGCAAAATGCTCCTTTAATCTTTCTAGGATCTTTTTGGGATCCACTGATTTACCTTCGACCGGGACAATGAATACTACAGGTGCTTCGTCTCTCACCGGATCCTTTCTTCCTACTACGGCCGCTTCTAAAACATCAGGATCTGCCATGACAAGATTCTCCATATCGACGCTAGAGATCCATTCTCCTCTCGTCTTGATGAGATCCTTCTTGCGATCCGTAATCTGCATATAACCGTATTGGTCTAGGACTACTACATCCCCCGTGCGAAACCAACCATCCGCAGTGAAAGATTCGGGAGAGACTCCACTTCGATAGGAGCCTGTGATCCAAGGCCCTCTTACTAAAAGCTCTCCTGGAGTATGTCCATCTTTCGGAACATCCTTACCGTCATCGTCTATGGCGCGGATCTCCACTCCTGCCATAGCCACTCCTTGCTTTGCTCGGTAAGAATAACGTTCTTCGTCCTCCCAATTTTTCATAAAGCTTCTCGGCCTGGAAACGGTTCCTACCGGAGAAGTTTCCGTCATTCCCCAGGCATGCAATATGGAGATCCCGAAATCCTTTTCGAAGCCTTCTATCAGACCTCTAGGAGCGGCGGAACCGCCCACTACCATCGTATGTAGTTTGAGATTATATTTCGTTTTCTTTAAGTGTTGGTAGAGTACATTCCAGACTGTAGGGACACCGGCAGTAAGAGTGACTTCTTCGGATTCCAAGAGTTCCGCCAAAGCAGCGCCTAAAAGATGCTTTCCGGGAAACACCAACTTGCATCCTGTCATTACGGATGCGAAAGGGATTCCCCAAGAGTTTACATGGAACATGGGGACTACAGGAAGGACGGTTTCGTTCTCACATAATGCTAAAGCATCTCCCATGCACACAGACATGGAATGTAGATAGGTAGACCTATGGGAGTAAACGACTCCCTTTGGATTTCCTGTGGTTCCGGAAGTATAACAAATGCACGCTGCTTCAAATTCATCGATGGCTTCGAAACGTTCAACATCATCTCCTGTAGCTAAGAAGTCTTCGTATGAAATGGAATTTGGCAGATTTGGGAATGGAATATTCTCTTTATCATCTATAATGATAAACTTTTGCACATCCTTGATCTGATCCAAATTTTTCTCTAAGGCAGTGGCCAAGGATTTGTCTACGAAGATGAATTTGTCTTTCGCTTCGTTGATGATATAGACCAATTGTTCCGGAAATAATCGGACGTTGATCGTATGCAAGACGGCGCGAATGGAAGGGATGGCAAAATACAGTTCTAAGTGTACGGAATGGTTTAGACAAAAAGTGGCAATCGCTTCTTCCGGTTTTACTCCAGCTTTTCGAAGTGCGTTCATCAATCGGATGGTTCTCTTATAAAAATCTCCATACGTATATCGTTGGATAGATTCATCATGCCACTTCGTTACGATTTCTTTATGTGGATGAGCATCCTTCGCTCTTTTAAGAATAGAAGGAAGTACTAGGGGATAGTCCATCATTGTGGAACGCATATGATTCTCCGCTTCAGAAAAACAATTTCGCAAAAATCTAATCGAGTTAATGCGTAAAGGTCAAGAAGAATCGTCGAATGTGGATCGTTAGGCTTCGAAATTCAGAATGTAATGTGAAAGCTGTTCGAAAAAAACAAACATAGTTTGTTATCGGCTAACTTTTATTCACAATAGCCTGCCATCGTAAATCCCAATTCATAACCCGAAAAAATGGGAATGGCTGCCGCCCAGGCTCTCCTAGTCTCGGGATCTTTCAGGTCACGGACCGCAATCTCGATAATACCCTTGGCAGCGGATGTTAATCCGCACGGAGAGATGGGGAGTCCCTGGTTTCCTTCCATATACTTTGTTAAAGATAGGAATAGAAAATTTCGAACGATCTGAGATTTGGAATTCACCGCCTTGGAGAATCGAACATACTCTTTCAAATTCTCGGCAGCCTCCTTTCGATTGCTTACAGAGATCGGATTTTCTTTCATCTTCTTTGCGGTAGCTAAAAATCTCTTTTCCAGGTCCCAACGGATCTTTTCAGCACATAGAAAATCCATGCCTTCTTGTGGATCTAAGATCTCGTACTTACTTCTGTAATACTCGATCCTTCCCCACCTGCTGATCTGGAAATGCTTTCCTTCTTTGGTTTCCGGATCGTAAACGATCTCTCCGGTATAGTAAGATCTCATCCCTTGGGAGTGGGTTGCCGACTGAAAACTTTCTAGGATAGAGATCCCTGCCGGAGTAAGGGACGGCCCAGTGTTTCCTGTGAGATAAGCGAAACAAGCTTCATACGCTTCTTCCTTATCATAGTAGCTTTGGTACATTGCTTGGGGAGTGACTAGACAGTTTAAACCGAGGAAAGAAACTATCAGAAGGTAAAGAATAGTAGTGTGAGCCGGTACGGTATTTCTCATATTATATTTGCGTTTTTCCTTGACGATCCTCAGTCTAAATACCGTATAGGGTATATTCTATGAATGCCGACGAGATCAGAAAACAACTCACTAACAGAATTCACAGGATCAAGGGACAACTGGACGCCATTGAAAAAGGTC
Protein-coding regions in this window:
- a CDS encoding long-chain fatty acid--CoA ligase, with the protein product MRSTMMDYPLVLPSILKRAKDAHPHKEIVTKWHDESIQRYTYGDFYKRTIRLMNALRKAGVKPEEAIATFCLNHSVHLELYFAIPSIRAVLHTINVRLFPEQLVYIINEAKDKFIFVDKSLATALEKNLDQIKDVQKFIIIDDKENIPFPNLPNSISYEDFLATGDDVERFEAIDEFEAACICYTSGTTGNPKGVVYSHRSTYLHSMSVCMGDALALCENETVLPVVPMFHVNSWGIPFASVMTGCKLVFPGKHLLGAALAELLESEEVTLTAGVPTVWNVLYQHLKKTKYNLKLHTMVVGGSAAPRGLIEGFEKDFGISILHAWGMTETSPVGTVSRPRSFMKNWEDEERYSYRAKQGVAMAGVEIRAIDDDGKDVPKDGHTPGELLVRGPWITGSYRSGVSPESFTADGWFRTGDVVVLDQYGYMQITDRKKDLIKTRGEWISSVDMENLVMADPDVLEAAVVGRKDPVRDEAPVVFIVPVEGKSVDPKKILERLKEHFAHWQLPKMDDIRSVPSVPKTSVGKFDKKILRKQLEE